The following are encoded in a window of Arthrobacter woluwensis genomic DNA:
- a CDS encoding aminopeptidase P family protein translates to MNDAEHTTDASTQPLEDRVNNRSQRPSSDAFKAFMASSWAPASQELPAEEAVAAHAARRRRAISEQFKGERLVIPAGPHKVRSNDTDYRFRPHSAFAHLTGLGVDHEPDAVLILEPTDDGQGDDGGHHHATLYFRPMAGRDTEQFYADARSGEFWIGPRPSLADLKARLDLATAHLDELEVAITKNVGASEIGGISIRLLRKVDENIDALVDTARYNTAQDPENLDLSQLDALDEKLAEALSELRLIKDEWEVEQLKLAVAATVEGFHEVVKALPRAVAHHRGERVVEGAFFAKAREEGNDLGYDTIAASGNNATILHWINNNGQVKEGDLLLLDAGVEAESLYTADITRTLPVNGTFSEVQRRVYEAVLDAADAAFAAARPGLKFRELHQIATRVLAERLAEWGLLPVTVEEAVSESGQQHRRWMPHGTSHHLGMDVHDCAQAKRELYLDAELAEGMVFTIEPGLYFKSEDLAIPEEYRGIGVRIEDDILVTADGAVNLSAALPRTADDVEAWMASLRA, encoded by the coding sequence GTGAATGACGCAGAACACACCACTGATGCCAGCACCCAGCCGTTGGAGGACCGTGTGAACAACCGTTCGCAGCGCCCCTCCTCCGATGCCTTCAAAGCCTTCATGGCCAGCAGCTGGGCTCCCGCCTCGCAGGAGCTCCCGGCCGAGGAAGCCGTCGCCGCACACGCCGCCCGCCGTCGTCGTGCGATCTCGGAGCAGTTCAAGGGCGAACGCCTGGTGATCCCCGCCGGTCCGCACAAGGTCCGCAGCAACGACACCGACTACCGCTTCCGCCCTCACTCGGCCTTCGCGCACCTGACGGGCCTGGGCGTGGACCACGAGCCGGATGCGGTCCTGATCCTCGAACCCACCGATGACGGCCAGGGCGACGACGGCGGCCACCACCACGCCACCCTGTACTTCCGTCCCATGGCCGGCCGCGACACCGAGCAGTTCTACGCGGACGCACGGTCCGGCGAGTTCTGGATCGGCCCGCGCCCGAGCCTGGCCGATCTGAAGGCCCGCCTCGACCTGGCGACCGCGCACCTCGACGAGCTCGAGGTGGCGATCACCAAGAACGTCGGCGCGTCCGAGATCGGCGGCATCTCCATCCGTCTGCTCCGCAAGGTCGACGAGAACATCGACGCCCTGGTGGACACCGCCCGCTACAACACCGCCCAGGACCCCGAGAACCTGGATCTCTCCCAGCTCGACGCCCTGGACGAGAAGCTGGCCGAGGCCCTGTCCGAGCTCCGCCTGATCAAGGACGAGTGGGAGGTCGAGCAGCTCAAGCTGGCCGTCGCCGCCACCGTCGAGGGCTTCCACGAGGTCGTCAAGGCTCTGCCGCGCGCCGTCGCCCACCACCGTGGTGAGCGCGTCGTGGAAGGCGCGTTCTTCGCGAAGGCCCGCGAGGAAGGCAACGACCTCGGCTACGACACCATCGCCGCCTCCGGCAACAACGCCACCATCCTGCACTGGATCAACAACAACGGTCAGGTGAAGGAGGGCGACCTCCTCCTGCTCGACGCCGGCGTCGAGGCCGAGAGCCTCTACACCGCGGACATCACCCGCACCCTGCCGGTCAACGGCACCTTCTCCGAGGTGCAGCGCCGCGTCTACGAAGCCGTGCTGGACGCCGCCGACGCGGCCTTCGCGGCGGCCCGTCCGGGCCTGAAGTTCCGCGAGCTGCACCAGATCGCCACCCGCGTCCTGGCCGAGCGCCTGGCCGAGTGGGGTCTGCTGCCCGTGACCGTGGAGGAGGCCGTCTCGGAGAGCGGTCAGCAGCACCGCCGCTGGATGCCGCACGGCACGAGCCACCACCTCGGCATGGACGTCCACGACTGTGCCCAGGCCAAGCGTGAGCTGTACCTGGATGCCGAACTCGCCGAGGGCATGGTGTTCACCATCGAGCCGGGCCTGTACTTCAAGTCCGAGGATCTCGCGATCCCGGAGGAGTACCGCGGCATCGGCGTCCGCATCGAGGACGACATCCTCGTGACCGCGGACGGCGCCGTGAACCTGAGCGCCGCACTGCCCCGCACGGCCGACGACGTCGAGGCCTGGATGGCGAGCCTGCGCGCCTGA
- a CDS encoding MFS transporter — MSAEITDSARSAGLPLAFFGFLTAVSISNIGDSFRSLSLDLWFYEASADKEAARVTLLLMTILPALVLGPLAGAVADRWDLRRTFLVTNVLRGFLSFGLAAPAWLAGPGYLAVLIVTASAISSVFFASSAFVFLPRLVKEGLLSRANGYLESATWAVSSVGPALASGAFALWGAAPAFLIDGVSFMAAAYLFSKVVRKTPEAGTERVPLADRLRVFREELRELVLGIPPAVRYLAGHRPALGILLGSYGVTITAAVNSFSLIFLIASDLGLPAEVFGFVLSLNGIVAVAAAVLTGVFLRTEALRRCFLACLLLLATSQVIMGLSPNVILLLVGVAVSASVNAPYNVAVTTLFQKSISEKFLGRVEGLDVSVDNALRIIVLLAAAWSVGFFGARPALIVSGVIAVVLCGVAWWLTRETGQAGEPRPARGDDGDG, encoded by the coding sequence ATGAGCGCGGAAATCACGGATTCGGCCCGCAGCGCCGGGCTGCCCCTTGCCTTCTTCGGCTTCCTCACCGCGGTCAGCATCTCGAACATCGGGGACAGTTTCCGGTCGCTTTCCCTTGATCTGTGGTTCTACGAGGCATCAGCGGACAAGGAGGCAGCCCGGGTCACGTTGCTGCTGATGACGATCCTCCCGGCTTTGGTGCTGGGCCCTCTCGCCGGCGCCGTTGCGGACCGGTGGGACCTGCGGCGGACCTTCCTCGTCACCAACGTGCTGCGAGGGTTTCTGAGTTTCGGACTTGCCGCTCCGGCATGGCTCGCCGGGCCGGGGTATCTGGCCGTGCTGATCGTGACCGCCTCGGCGATCTCGTCGGTGTTCTTCGCTTCGTCGGCGTTCGTCTTCCTTCCCCGGCTGGTCAAGGAAGGTCTGCTCTCCCGGGCGAACGGCTACCTCGAGTCGGCCACCTGGGCCGTGAGCTCGGTCGGGCCTGCCCTGGCGTCGGGCGCCTTCGCGCTCTGGGGTGCGGCGCCCGCCTTCCTCATCGATGGGGTGTCCTTCATGGCCGCCGCGTACCTGTTCTCCAAAGTCGTCCGGAAGACGCCTGAAGCGGGGACTGAACGCGTGCCGTTGGCGGACCGGCTCCGGGTCTTCAGGGAGGAGCTGCGGGAACTGGTGCTGGGCATTCCTCCCGCGGTGCGGTATCTGGCAGGACACCGTCCAGCTCTCGGGATACTCCTGGGTTCTTATGGGGTCACCATCACCGCCGCCGTCAACTCGTTCAGCCTGATCTTCCTGATCGCATCCGATCTCGGGCTACCCGCCGAGGTCTTCGGCTTCGTGCTGTCACTCAATGGCATCGTGGCCGTGGCCGCCGCGGTTCTCACCGGCGTCTTCCTGCGCACCGAGGCCCTGCGCCGGTGCTTCCTCGCCTGTCTGCTCCTGCTCGCCACCTCCCAAGTGATCATGGGGCTGTCGCCGAACGTGATCCTGTTGCTGGTGGGCGTGGCGGTGAGCGCGAGCGTCAATGCCCCGTACAACGTGGCCGTCACGACCTTGTTCCAGAAGTCGATCTCGGAGAAGTTCCTGGGGCGCGTCGAGGGTCTGGACGTGTCGGTGGACAACGCGCTGAGAATCATCGTCCTGCTGGCCGCCGCCTGGTCGGTGGGGTTCTTCGGGGCGCGTCCGGCGCTGATCGTGTCGGGGGTGATCGCGGTTGTCCTCTGTGGCGTCGCGTGGTGGCTCACCCGGGAGACCGGCCAAGCGGGAGAGCCCCGCCCTGCGAGGGGCGACGACGGCGACGGGTGA
- a CDS encoding PHP domain-containing protein, protein MRIDLHAHSNISDGTQPPADLVASAAQAGLDVVALTDHDTTDGWAEAAAAAKALGVALVPGMEISCRTSEGISVHLLSYLHDPTHPGLLEEISKARDARLSRAEHMVALLAEDYPLNWDDVTQHLAPGATVGRPHIADALVAAGIVSDRTEAFATILTSHSRYYVQHYAVEPALAVELVRDAGGVPVFAHPVASARGRVVGEQTFHEMIDAGLGGLEVWHRDNPREGREYLLGLAAKHDLIVTGSSDYHGKGKPNLLGENLTSPEQFARIEDQGRGSVIRG, encoded by the coding sequence GTGAGGATCGACCTGCATGCACACTCGAACATCTCGGACGGCACTCAGCCGCCCGCCGACCTCGTGGCCTCCGCCGCGCAGGCCGGGCTCGACGTCGTCGCGCTGACGGACCATGACACCACCGACGGGTGGGCTGAGGCGGCCGCAGCGGCGAAGGCTCTGGGCGTCGCCCTCGTGCCGGGTATGGAGATCAGCTGCCGCACCTCCGAGGGCATCAGCGTCCACCTGCTGTCTTATCTGCACGATCCCACCCACCCCGGCCTACTGGAGGAGATCTCGAAGGCCCGCGACGCACGGCTCAGCCGGGCCGAGCACATGGTCGCGCTGCTCGCGGAGGACTACCCGCTCAACTGGGACGACGTCACCCAGCACCTGGCGCCGGGCGCCACCGTGGGACGGCCGCACATCGCGGACGCTCTGGTGGCCGCGGGAATCGTGAGTGACCGGACCGAGGCCTTCGCCACCATCCTGACGTCGCATTCGCGGTACTACGTGCAGCATTACGCCGTGGAACCGGCACTCGCCGTCGAGCTCGTCAGGGACGCAGGCGGCGTTCCCGTGTTCGCTCATCCGGTGGCCAGCGCGCGCGGCCGTGTGGTGGGGGAGCAGACCTTCCACGAGATGATCGACGCCGGACTCGGCGGCCTGGAGGTCTGGCACCGGGACAATCCGCGCGAAGGCCGCGAATACCTGCTGGGCCTCGCCGCGAAGCACGACCTCATCGTCACCGGCTCCAGCGACTACCACGGCAAGGGCAAACCCAATCTGCTGGGCGAGAACCTCACGTCGCCGGAGCAGTTCGCCCGGATCGAGGACCAGGGCCGCGGCAGCGTGATCCGGGGCTGA